The following proteins come from a genomic window of Bartonella apihabitans:
- a CDS encoding thermonuclease family protein, translating into MDAPELHQFCNKDGASYPCGELAKQHLESLINGNEISCTSTKTDKYNRLLAKCYSGDRELNREMVKDGWAVSYYDYKQEEADARKQKLGIWSGTFEWPHTWRRAHPR; encoded by the coding sequence ATTGATGCGCCCGAACTCCACCAATTTTGTAATAAAGATGGTGCCTCTTACCCTTGTGGTGAATTGGCCAAACAACATCTTGAAAGCTTGATAAACGGAAATGAAATAAGTTGTACGTCAACGAAAACAGATAAATACAACCGCTTATTGGCGAAATGCTATTCAGGAGACCGTGAGCTCAATCGTGAAATGGTAAAAGATGGCTGGGCGGTTAGCTATTACGACTATAAGCAAGAAGAAGCGGATGCGCGAAAACAAAAGCTCGGTATCTGGTCTGGCACATTCGAGTGGCCACACACATGGCGCCGTGCTCATCCACGCTGA
- a CDS encoding uracil-DNA glycosylase family protein, with protein sequence MMNRSSKANLSEIEKLDSEIAACRICYDKPLFMPPLPHEPRPVAYLSSTARIVIAGQAPGMRVHNTGIPFNDPSGDRLREWLGVGRECFYDKSKFAIIPMGFCFPGYSKTKSDLPPRKECRLTWHDRIFAAMPQIELVIAIGGYAQKYHIHNLDKKSVTEMVKDWKNILTIQQAKGYHVLPLPHPSWRNTHWIKNNPWFESELLPTLKTLVARYI encoded by the coding sequence ATGATGAACAGATCAAGCAAAGCAAATTTATCCGAAATAGAAAAACTCGACAGTGAAATAGCAGCTTGCCGGATATGTTATGACAAGCCGTTATTCATGCCACCATTGCCGCACGAGCCTCGCCCTGTAGCCTATCTCTCGTCGACAGCCCGCATTGTTATAGCCGGTCAAGCGCCCGGAATGCGTGTTCATAACACGGGCATACCATTTAACGATCCGTCCGGCGACCGTTTGCGTGAATGGCTTGGAGTTGGTCGGGAATGCTTTTATGATAAAAGCAAATTCGCCATTATCCCCATGGGATTTTGTTTTCCCGGTTACAGCAAAACGAAAAGCGACCTACCTCCCCGTAAAGAATGTCGTCTGACCTGGCATGACCGGATTTTTGCAGCAATGCCACAAATCGAACTTGTTATCGCCATTGGCGGTTATGCCCAAAAATATCACATTCACAATCTTGATAAAAAATCTGTAACAGAAATGGTAAAAGATTGGAAAAATATTCTAACAATTCAACAAGCTAAAGGGTATCACGTTCTTCCCCTCCCCCACCCTTCGTGGCGAAATACTCATTGGATAAAAAACAATCCTTGGTTCGAAAGTGAATTACTACCAACACTCAAAACACTGGTCGCGCGTTACATATGA
- a CDS encoding Lrp/AsnC family transcriptional regulator: MDRLDRKILRLLQEDATLAVADIAKKVGLSTTPCWRRIQKLEEDGVIQRRVAILSPEKVNTRVTVFVSVRTGAHNHEWLKRFSEVVHAFPEVVEFYRMSGDVDYLLRVVVPDIAAYDVFYKKLIAKIDIRDVSSAFAMEQIKYTTELPLDYMVLEKEVNHL; encoded by the coding sequence ATGGATCGTCTTGATAGGAAAATTCTTCGTCTTTTGCAGGAGGACGCAACACTTGCGGTCGCTGATATCGCAAAAAAAGTGGGCCTTTCGACAACGCCTTGTTGGCGTCGAATTCAGAAACTGGAGGAAGATGGCGTTATTCAGCGCCGTGTTGCTATCCTTTCGCCAGAGAAGGTCAATACGCGGGTCACGGTATTTGTATCGGTAAGAACCGGTGCCCATAATCATGAATGGTTAAAAAGATTTTCGGAAGTTGTTCACGCATTTCCCGAGGTCGTTGAGTTTTATCGCATGAGTGGAGATGTCGATTACCTTTTGCGTGTTGTGGTACCGGATATTGCAGCCTATGATGTTTTTTACAAAAAACTGATCGCAAAAATCGACATCAGAGATGTATCCTCTGCCTTTGCCATGGAGCAGATAAAATATACAACCGAACTACCGCTTGATTACATGGTATTAGAGAAAGAAGTAAACCATCTTTAG
- the thiM gene encoding hydroxyethylthiazole kinase yields MNFCANVLNALGASPVMSFSPDEAAEFVDNADAVTTNIGTLTREKYAGIRLVMERAKVLGKPVVFDPVAQFATSFRKNATKHLLELSPQVIRGNASEIIAFTAKTSAHGVDAHAEGESRFNAAIEAAKQTKTVIAMSGKTDFITDGNEHIIVEGGNSLMSKVSACGCALTCVTGAFIALAPDQALKATVKAFATFSAAGAIAGHQAKRPVVLCPFLLMHLPNWMTKRLIDLFQSVLGKMTG; encoded by the coding sequence ATGAACTTTTGCGCTAATGTACTTAACGCATTAGGTGCCTCTCCGGTAATGTCATTTTCACCCGACGAAGCGGCCGAATTTGTGGATAACGCTGATGCGGTAACCACAAATATCGGCACATTAACACGTGAAAAATATGCCGGCATACGACTGGTTATGGAACGCGCAAAGGTACTGGGTAAGCCTGTTGTGTTCGACCCGGTCGCCCAGTTTGCAACGTCCTTCAGAAAAAATGCCACAAAACATCTTCTTGAATTGTCCCCTCAAGTAATAAGAGGCAATGCATCGGAAATTATCGCATTTACCGCAAAAACCAGCGCACACGGTGTCGATGCCCATGCCGAAGGGGAAAGTCGCTTCAATGCAGCAATTGAAGCTGCAAAACAAACAAAAACTGTGATTGCTATGTCTGGCAAAACCGATTTTATAACCGATGGTAATGAGCACATAATAGTCGAAGGTGGAAACAGTTTGATGTCCAAGGTTTCGGCTTGTGGATGTGCTCTTACATGCGTGACAGGTGCATTTATCGCGCTCGCGCCTGACCAGGCTCTAAAAGCTACTGTGAAAGCATTTGCTACCTTTTCGGCAGCCGGAGCAATTGCCGGTCATCAGGCTAAACGGCCGGTAGTTTTGTGCCCCTTTTTATTGATGCACTTGCCGAACTGGATGACCAAACGGTTGATAGATCTGTTTCAATCCGTCCTTGGCAAAATGACGGGATAG
- the cobT gene encoding nicotinate-nucleotide--dimethylbenzimidazole phosphoribosyltransferase — protein MTASSPFDDFRALLNSLPDPDENAIRLARKRQSELTKPEGSLGRLEDIALWYAGWRGKEKPLVTRPLVAVFAGNHGVTDENVTPVPRAVTQQMVENFAAGGAAINQICIAYDLGLKIFDLALDYPTMDITKDAAMDMRGAAATMAFGMESIAGGTDLLCLGEMGIGNTTIASAISLALFGGKAEEWTGPGTGSKGDYYRRKIAAVKKAVELHKDHLEDPFEVMRRLGGREIAAMMGAILAARMEKIPVILDGFVVTSAAAILHKINPHALDHCIAGHVSAEPAHRRLLDKIGKKPLLDLGMRLGEGTGAAIAAGVVKAAVLTHSQMATFEQAGIKI, from the coding sequence GTGACAGCTTCCAGTCCTTTTGATGATTTTCGTGCTTTATTGAACAGTTTGCCGGATCCCGATGAAAACGCCATAAGGTTGGCCAGAAAGCGTCAGTCGGAGCTTACAAAGCCGGAAGGTTCTTTGGGAAGGCTCGAGGATATTGCGCTTTGGTACGCTGGTTGGAGAGGCAAGGAAAAGCCGCTTGTTACTAGGCCTCTGGTTGCGGTATTTGCCGGAAACCATGGTGTTACAGATGAAAATGTTACGCCTGTGCCACGTGCAGTTACCCAGCAGATGGTTGAAAATTTTGCCGCCGGCGGTGCTGCTATTAACCAGATATGTATCGCTTACGATCTGGGGTTGAAGATCTTCGACCTTGCTCTGGACTATCCGACGATGGATATTACCAAGGACGCTGCGATGGATATGCGCGGCGCAGCCGCAACAATGGCTTTCGGCATGGAATCAATTGCCGGTGGTACCGATTTGTTGTGTTTGGGCGAAATGGGAATTGGCAATACAACAATTGCTTCGGCAATTTCTCTGGCTCTCTTTGGCGGAAAGGCCGAAGAATGGACAGGGCCGGGCACGGGTTCCAAGGGCGATTATTACCGGCGCAAGATTGCGGCGGTGAAGAAGGCAGTCGAACTTCATAAAGATCATCTCGAAGATCCGTTTGAGGTTATGCGTCGTCTTGGCGGTCGTGAAATAGCAGCCATGATGGGTGCTATTCTTGCAGCGCGCATGGAAAAAATTCCCGTCATACTTGATGGCTTTGTTGTCACATCGGCGGCGGCAATTTTGCATAAGATTAACCCGCACGCTCTTGATCATTGCATTGCAGGGCATGTTTCGGCAGAACCGGCGCATCGCCGCCTGTTAGATAAAATAGGTAAAAAACCGCTTCTTGATCTCGGAATGAGATTGGGCGAGGGAACCGGAGCCGCAATTGCAGCAGGTGTTGTCAAAGCAGCCGTTCTCACACATTCGCAAATGGCAACCTTTGAACAGGCAGGAATTAAAATCTGA
- the cobS gene encoding adenosylcobinamide-GDP ribazoletransferase, protein MCDFLGPLMRSLGFLTRLPINSHWFSPEHKISEDAHFFPIAGLIIGFISSLCLALVHLAGFNEWISATLSVLLTIIITGALHEDGLADVGDAFFVAKEREERLKIMKDSRIGTYGTVALLFSILLRIELISSILVNLGLYAAFIALMVTEAVSRGGMVWFWTRLPLARKNGTAAAAGEPSPVTLRKTLTITAIILLVAGLFSFGLIWMIVSIVVLCLFVYVFSLQCLKRIGGYTGDTLGAIEQCLAIILLATINLF, encoded by the coding sequence TTGTGCGATTTTCTTGGCCCATTAATGCGTTCATTAGGCTTTCTTACCCGTTTGCCTATAAATAGCCATTGGTTTTCGCCTGAGCATAAGATTTCCGAAGACGCCCATTTTTTCCCCATTGCGGGCTTGATTATAGGCTTCATTTCCTCATTGTGTCTCGCATTGGTTCACTTGGCGGGGTTTAATGAATGGATTTCTGCGACCTTATCCGTGCTGCTCACAATTATCATAACCGGCGCACTCCATGAAGACGGGCTTGCTGATGTTGGAGATGCCTTTTTCGTAGCAAAAGAAAGAGAAGAACGCCTGAAAATAATGAAGGATTCGCGTATCGGAACCTACGGAACGGTTGCTTTATTATTTTCAATCCTCTTGAGAATAGAACTTATATCGTCAATTTTGGTCAATCTTGGCCTTTATGCGGCGTTCATTGCTCTTATGGTCACCGAAGCGGTAAGCCGAGGTGGAATGGTATGGTTCTGGACAAGACTTCCTCTTGCACGCAAGAATGGTACTGCAGCCGCTGCCGGAGAACCTTCCCCCGTTACTTTACGCAAAACATTGACAATTACAGCAATTATTTTGCTTGTCGCTGGCCTATTTTCGTTCGGGCTTATTTGGATGATCGTTTCTATTGTTGTTCTATGCTTGTTTGTTTACGTTTTTTCCTTACAGTGTCTCAAGCGTATTGGTGGTTATACCGGTGACACTCTGGGAGCGATCGAACAATGTCTTGCCATTATTTTATTGGCCACAATAAATCTTTTCTAA
- a CDS encoding TIGR02281 family clan AA aspartic protease — MKPLWFIISAAALIVILILAFADFQTAATDKIAYLGYYGIWGLAATSALLGSKIKLTDALRNIAIWCVIIFALMSVYSVRYELQDIAHRLTAGIIPGSPLTRYNENGKTVTLERSANGHFQTRASINGTNLNFTIDTGASAVVLTYDDALAANIDVNKLGFNYSVATANGSTNAAAVIIDHMKIGDIERDNVRALVSQPGALSESLLGMSFLNRLSGYSVRGDRLILAD, encoded by the coding sequence ATGAAACCACTCTGGTTTATTATCTCTGCTGCTGCTTTGATTGTCATTTTAATATTGGCATTCGCTGATTTCCAAACTGCCGCAACCGACAAGATTGCCTATTTGGGTTATTATGGAATTTGGGGGCTTGCAGCAACGTCGGCATTACTCGGTTCCAAGATCAAATTGACCGATGCACTGCGAAATATCGCAATTTGGTGTGTTATCATTTTTGCACTTATGAGCGTTTACAGTGTACGGTACGAATTGCAGGATATAGCACATCGACTAACAGCCGGAATCATTCCGGGAAGCCCTCTTACCCGTTACAATGAAAATGGCAAAACGGTAACTCTTGAACGCTCGGCAAATGGTCACTTCCAGACCCGTGCTTCGATTAATGGAACAAATTTGAACTTTACGATCGATACCGGCGCTTCCGCAGTGGTTCTTACCTATGACGATGCCCTTGCAGCAAATATTGATGTCAACAAACTGGGATTTAATTATTCTGTCGCAACAGCAAACGGGAGCACAAATGCCGCCGCTGTCATTATTGATCATATGAAAATCGGTGATATCGAGCGCGATAATGTTCGTGCTCTTGTCAGCCAGCCCGGCGCCTTGTCTGAAAGTTTGCTGGGAATGAGTTTCCTCAACCGCCTTTCGGGCTATTCAGTGCGTGGCGACCGGCTTATTCTTGCTGATTGA
- the dusA gene encoding tRNA dihydrouridine(20/20a) synthase DusA: MSIYDGAEKPKFAIAPMLDWTDRHCRYFHRLLTKHSLLYTEMVVADAAIFGDRDRLLKFDACEHPVALQLGGSSPDKLAEASKIGEDFGYDEINLNVGCPSDRVQSGAFGACLMEQPDLVGNIVEKMKSAVSIPVTVKCRIGVDEQDILPALDDLSNAVWQSGADALWVHARKAWLKGLSPKENRDVPPLDYQRVYDLKRGNQSHFIGINGGIQSIDEAADHLNHVDGAMLGRSIYHNPFILCEVDNKIYHDDRAPLAESAIIDAMCDYADRHIKGGGRLSHVTRHMIGLFSGRKGAKKWRQILSTEAADQEANSLILRKAYSYIE; the protein is encoded by the coding sequence ATGTCAATTTATGACGGAGCAGAAAAACCGAAATTCGCGATTGCGCCGATGCTTGATTGGACTGACCGGCATTGCCGCTATTTCCACCGCTTGTTAACGAAGCACTCCTTGCTTTACACAGAAATGGTGGTCGCAGATGCTGCAATTTTCGGTGATAGAGACCGGCTTTTGAAGTTTGACGCATGTGAACATCCGGTAGCCTTGCAATTGGGCGGCTCCTCGCCGGACAAACTCGCGGAAGCTTCGAAAATTGGTGAAGATTTCGGTTATGATGAAATAAATCTCAATGTTGGTTGCCCCTCGGATAGGGTGCAATCGGGTGCGTTCGGTGCTTGTCTTATGGAACAACCCGATCTCGTCGGCAACATTGTTGAAAAGATGAAATCTGCCGTTTCTATTCCGGTGACAGTCAAATGTCGTATCGGTGTCGACGAACAGGATATCCTTCCGGCACTTGATGATTTGAGTAATGCTGTGTGGCAGAGTGGAGCCGATGCCTTGTGGGTGCACGCGCGAAAAGCCTGGCTTAAAGGTTTAAGTCCGAAAGAAAATCGTGATGTTCCTCCGCTCGACTATCAGCGTGTCTATGATCTGAAGAGGGGAAACCAGAGTCATTTCATAGGGATAAATGGCGGCATTCAATCAATAGATGAAGCTGCCGATCATTTGAACCATGTCGACGGGGCAATGCTCGGGCGTTCTATCTATCATAATCCCTTCATTCTTTGCGAGGTTGACAACAAAATCTATCATGACGATCGGGCACCGTTAGCAGAAAGTGCAATCATTGATGCAATGTGCGATTATGCTGACCGCCACATTAAAGGCGGTGGCAGGCTTTCTCATGTTACGCGCCACATGATAGGCCTCTTTTCCGGTCGTAAAGGTGCAAAAAAATGGCGTCAAATCCTATCGACTGAAGCCGCAGATCAGGAGGCGAATTCCTTGATTTTGCGTAAAGCTTATTCCTATATCGAATAG
- a CDS encoding pyridoxal phosphate-dependent aminotransferase, producing MICLSKRSDVDPFFAMDVLAAANKKLKNGDPVISMAIGQPAASCPMIVREAAKRALEDGHIGYTDSLGLTRLREKIAAYYNEHHHLSISPERIAVTTGSSAAFNLAFLTFFDVGERVAITRPGYPAYRHIMKALGLQVVEIDTNGNGLIDVEKLEEVHAHTPLKGILFASPSNPTGASMKPDDLKNIIQFCKTHNITVIADEIYHRLNFTGPDVTALSFSDEVTVINSFSKYYCMTGWRIGWMVLPENAVRTVERISQNLYISAPELSQIAAIAAFDATADLEKIKDSYRINREHLKNGLPLLGLKLLAPMDGAFYAYCDVTKYSNDSTEFARKMLDETNVAATPGVDFDTVEGKRTMRFSYAGSPAEIDEALKRLKNWLL from the coding sequence ATGATTTGTCTATCGAAAAGAAGTGATGTCGATCCCTTTTTTGCAATGGACGTGCTTGCCGCCGCCAATAAAAAGCTGAAAAACGGTGATCCGGTTATTTCCATGGCGATAGGTCAGCCCGCTGCATCTTGTCCAATGATCGTCAGAGAAGCTGCCAAACGCGCGCTCGAAGATGGTCATATCGGATATACCGATTCGTTAGGGCTTACACGTTTACGTGAAAAAATTGCCGCCTATTACAATGAACATCATCACCTTTCCATATCGCCTGAGCGGATAGCTGTTACGACCGGGTCATCTGCCGCATTCAATCTGGCCTTTTTGACATTTTTCGATGTTGGAGAGCGAGTCGCGATAACGCGGCCGGGTTATCCGGCCTATCGTCATATTATGAAGGCACTCGGGCTTCAGGTCGTAGAGATCGACACCAATGGAAATGGTCTGATCGACGTAGAAAAACTCGAAGAGGTGCATGCTCATACACCGCTTAAAGGTATTTTGTTCGCCTCTCCCAGCAATCCAACGGGGGCGTCCATGAAGCCGGATGACCTCAAAAACATCATACAATTTTGTAAAACGCATAATATTACAGTGATTGCCGATGAAATTTATCACCGGCTGAACTTTACCGGTCCGGATGTTACAGCATTGTCTTTCAGCGACGAGGTAACCGTTATCAACTCGTTTTCCAAATATTATTGTATGACAGGGTGGCGTATCGGCTGGATGGTATTACCCGAAAATGCGGTAAGAACAGTCGAGCGGATTTCCCAAAATCTCTATATATCGGCTCCCGAACTTTCTCAAATAGCTGCTATCGCGGCCTTTGACGCAACAGCCGATCTGGAAAAGATAAAGGATAGCTATCGTATTAATCGGGAACATTTGAAAAATGGCTTGCCTTTATTAGGGCTCAAATTACTGGCACCCATGGACGGAGCATTTTATGCTTATTGTGATGTAACAAAATATAGCAATGATAGTACAGAATTTGCCCGGAAAATGCTTGATGAAACCAATGTGGCGGCAACTCCCGGCGTGGACTTTGATACTGTGGAAGGAAAACGTACAATGCGCTTTTCCTATGCCGGTTCGCCTGCCGAAATTGACGAAGCACTGAAGCGCCTCAAAAACTGGCTGCTTTAA
- a CDS encoding M48 family metalloprotease has protein sequence MKIELQTSRQKLLSFIKRSITLLVHFGLAAILVLAPSMNVAQAQSQSVPIIRDAEIEQLLYDYTTPIFKAAGIKNKIQIIIVNDQSFNAFVDGQRMFVNIGALMQAETPNEIIGVIAHETGHLANGHQQRLREQIKRAQTMAVIGMLLGIGAGVAGATTGNSAAAGAGGGIAAGSNEIAMRTLLNYQRSEEAAADRAAVNYLNATGQSTKGMLITFERFSSALALSGAKVDPYRVSHPLPRERIAALETLAKQSPYYDKKDPPELQLRHDMARAKIAAYTDHFTELRRMFKDNPRGLPARYGEAILAVESGSPKNAVEKVKDLIKDEPKNPYFLELLGDALIKANDPAGAANAYKRSAELDPRGSSLLRVSYGHALLLTNDPKNVPLAITEIRAGIAKEPEFAAGYGYLALAYGRSGQVALADLATADMHYYSGNRMQARIFATRAQQKLARGSAEWLRAQDILNTTQQKK, from the coding sequence ATGAAGATAGAGTTGCAGACTTCAAGACAAAAATTATTGTCTTTTATAAAACGATCAATAACTCTCTTGGTCCATTTCGGTCTGGCTGCCATATTGGTTCTTGCGCCATCTATGAATGTTGCGCAAGCCCAATCCCAGTCTGTTCCCATCATTCGTGATGCCGAAATCGAACAATTATTATACGATTATACAACGCCGATTTTTAAAGCTGCGGGCATAAAGAACAAGATACAAATTATTATAGTCAATGACCAAAGTTTCAACGCCTTTGTTGATGGTCAGCGTATGTTCGTCAACATCGGTGCCTTGATGCAAGCCGAGACACCTAACGAAATTATCGGCGTTATAGCACACGAAACAGGGCACTTGGCAAATGGACACCAGCAACGTTTGCGCGAACAAATAAAGCGCGCTCAAACCATGGCTGTTATTGGTATGTTGTTAGGAATTGGGGCGGGCGTTGCCGGCGCTACTACCGGCAATTCGGCCGCAGCCGGAGCTGGCGGCGGAATAGCTGCCGGAAGTAACGAAATAGCAATGCGTACTCTTCTCAATTATCAACGCAGTGAAGAGGCCGCAGCCGATAGAGCGGCAGTCAATTACCTTAACGCAACGGGTCAGTCGACAAAAGGAATGTTGATAACATTCGAGCGCTTTTCCAGTGCACTCGCTCTATCCGGTGCGAAAGTTGACCCCTATAGAGTGAGCCACCCATTACCCCGCGAACGTATTGCCGCTTTGGAAACATTAGCCAAACAGAGCCCTTACTATGACAAGAAAGACCCGCCCGAGTTACAACTGCGTCACGATATGGCTCGGGCAAAAATAGCGGCATATACCGATCATTTCACGGAGCTGCGCCGCATGTTCAAAGATAATCCGCGCGGGCTTCCTGCCCGTTACGGCGAAGCAATATTGGCTGTCGAGAGCGGTTCGCCGAAAAATGCGGTTGAAAAAGTAAAAGACCTTATAAAAGACGAACCGAAAAACCCCTATTTTCTCGAATTGTTGGGCGACGCTCTCATTAAAGCAAATGACCCTGCCGGTGCTGCAAATGCGTATAAACGTTCGGCAGAGCTTGACCCGCGCGGTTCCAGTCTTTTGCGTGTAAGCTATGGACATGCTTTGTTGTTGACAAATGACCCCAAAAACGTTCCGCTCGCTATAACTGAAATACGTGCCGGAATCGCCAAAGAGCCTGAATTTGCTGCCGGTTACGGCTATCTTGCACTCGCCTACGGAAGAAGCGGACAAGTCGCACTTGCCGATCTTGCAACAGCCGACATGCATTATTATAGTGGCAATCGTATGCAGGCACGCATTTTTGCAACGCGAGCCCAACAGAAACTTGCACGCGGTTCGGCCGAGTGGTTGCGCGCCCAAGATATTCTCAATACAACGCAACAAAAAAAATAA
- a CDS encoding DsbA family protein has product MGIFLSVASMENGALAVEANSNTTDQIKNELLADPNFIAALADAVKKQTSDDHIREVVKDYLVKNPEVMIEVQEALNNKIEQKNTENRSSTITGMKDEIFNSSDDGILGNPNGKISLVEFFDYNCGYCKKSYPDIQALIKGDPDLRIVLKDFPVLGDDSVKAHIVARAFMKLMPMKFAAFHNQMMTSEGRANEEKAIKIAVKLGIDEKQLRQTMKDPDIQQVFMKNGKLAYLLDINGTPSYILGNEVLVGAVGENILKKKITLLEQ; this is encoded by the coding sequence ATGGGGATTTTCTTATCAGTGGCCTCCATGGAAAACGGGGCTTTGGCTGTTGAAGCAAATAGCAATACAACCGATCAAATAAAAAATGAACTTCTCGCCGATCCGAATTTTATCGCTGCATTGGCGGACGCGGTTAAAAAACAGACATCAGACGATCATATTCGCGAGGTTGTTAAGGACTATCTTGTAAAAAATCCGGAAGTCATGATCGAAGTTCAGGAAGCACTTAATAATAAAATCGAGCAAAAAAATACCGAAAATCGCTCTTCGACAATAACCGGGATGAAAGACGAGATATTCAATTCTTCGGATGATGGTATCTTGGGAAACCCGAACGGAAAAATATCATTAGTAGAATTCTTCGATTATAATTGCGGTTACTGTAAAAAGTCCTATCCCGATATTCAGGCTCTTATAAAGGGTGATCCCGATTTACGTATCGTGCTCAAGGATTTTCCTGTTTTAGGTGATGATTCGGTTAAAGCGCACATTGTTGCACGTGCCTTTATGAAACTGATGCCTATGAAATTTGCGGCATTTCATAACCAAATGATGACAAGTGAAGGGCGTGCGAATGAGGAAAAAGCCATAAAAATTGCTGTAAAACTTGGCATTGATGAGAAACAATTACGTCAAACTATGAAGGATCCGGATATACAGCAAGTCTTTATGAAAAACGGCAAACTTGCTTACTTGCTCGATATCAATGGCACGCCGAGCTATATTTTAGGAAATGAAGTTCTTGTCGGTGCAGTTGGAGAAAACATTCTGAAAAAGAAAATTACATTGCTAGAACAATAA
- the accB gene encoding acetyl-CoA carboxylase biotin carboxyl carrier protein, translated as MATKTTSTVKSTGVNKDLIRDLAEILNDTNLSDIEVEQGDLRIRVSRQLNAGAPVQTVYAPSPAAPVAPAAPAPAKSAKEDLTKNAVTSPMVGTAYLAPAPGARPFVEVGQKVSEGQTLIIIEAMKTMNQISSPRAGTVKAILVEDAQPVEFGEPLVVVE; from the coding sequence ATGGCTACAAAAACAACAAGTACCGTCAAAAGCACAGGTGTTAACAAAGATCTCATCCGCGATCTCGCCGAAATACTCAATGATACCAATCTTTCGGATATTGAGGTTGAACAAGGAGATTTGCGCATTCGTGTTTCGCGCCAGTTGAATGCAGGTGCACCTGTACAAACTGTCTACGCGCCATCTCCGGCAGCACCGGTCGCACCGGCTGCCCCTGCACCTGCAAAATCGGCAAAAGAAGATTTGACCAAAAATGCCGTAACTTCTCCTATGGTTGGCACTGCTTATCTGGCACCTGCACCGGGGGCTCGTCCATTTGTTGAAGTCGGGCAAAAAGTTTCGGAAGGTCAAACCTTGATTATTATCGAAGCAATGAAAACGATGAACCAGATATCCTCACCCCGTGCAGGCACGGTTAAGGCTATTTTGGTGGAAGATGCGCAACCTGTTGAATTTGGTGAGCCTCTGGTCGTTGTTGAATAA